A portion of the Candidatus Binatota bacterium genome contains these proteins:
- a CDS encoding glycosyltransferase family 2 protein — protein sequence MPAYNAETTLRRTWEEVMAQGVVDRVIVVDDGSADQTAAIARTFPDTTVLRHDNNLGYGANQKSCYRLALEEGADIVVMVHPDYQYTPRLIPALVAVIGSGLHPCAMGSRVLGGYALKGGMPLWRYVANRFLTAAGNLLMGSKLSELHSGYRAFSRQLLEKLPLDANSDDFVFDNQMLAQVMWFGYTVAEISCPTSYCNEASSINFRRSVVYGLGCLRTGVQFRLARAGLLSSPLFPPA from the coding sequence ATGCCCGCGTACAACGCGGAGACTACATTGCGCCGCACCTGGGAAGAGGTCATGGCCCAGGGCGTGGTTGACCGGGTGATCGTGGTCGACGACGGCAGCGCCGACCAGACCGCTGCAATAGCGCGCACGTTTCCCGATACGACCGTGCTCAGGCACGACAACAATCTCGGTTACGGCGCCAACCAGAAAAGTTGCTATCGTCTCGCCCTCGAAGAAGGCGCTGACATAGTCGTGATGGTGCACCCGGACTACCAGTACACGCCCAGGTTGATACCCGCGCTGGTGGCGGTGATAGGCAGCGGACTGCATCCTTGCGCCATGGGTTCGCGCGTGCTCGGTGGCTACGCGCTCAAGGGGGGCATGCCGCTGTGGCGGTACGTCGCCAATCGCTTTCTCACCGCGGCAGGCAATTTGCTGATGGGGTCAAAACTGTCCGAGCTGCACAGCGGCTACCGCGCTTTCTCCAGGCAACTGCTCGAGAAGTTGCCGCTGGATGCCAATTCCGACGATTTTGTTTTTGACAACCAGATGTTGGCCCAGGTCATGTGGTTCGGCTACACGGTGGCCGAGATCAGCTGCCCTACCAGCTACTGCAACGAAGCGTCGTCCATTAATTTTCGCCGCAGCGTGGTGTACGGGCTCGGCTGCCTGCGCACGGGTGTGCAATTCAGGCTGGCGCGCGCCGGGCTGCTGAGCTCGCCGCTGTTTCCGCCCGCCTGA
- a CDS encoding Gfo/Idh/MocA family oxidoreductase translates to MQPTKLGIIGLGRHGSRYARHAAQDVEALQLTAICRRDEAAGRALAGELNCRWTGDARELIASDDVDAVVLVTLPSLLPELVTLAAELGKPLLVEKPVATGLESGRRILAAVESANIYCIAGHTLRFNSLCLAMRDEIDRLGRIDTLTFSQRFPPQQQLDWLDDPARSGGGNIIHTGVHCFDLLRWFTGLEVSSVACSMRSTVTTDTEDNFVASLQLSNGSTLAQVNCSRSSNSRNGLIEISGEHGQLVGDHVLGTLHFLGPDGPRELTTAAPVMTVPAILEAFAAGVGGKQSATAAAASYRDGLAAVAVAEACYRSVSSGRFENVTAL, encoded by the coding sequence ATGCAGCCCACCAAGCTTGGAATCATCGGACTGGGCCGCCACGGCAGCCGATACGCGCGCCACGCGGCGCAAGACGTGGAGGCGTTGCAACTGACGGCCATCTGCCGCCGCGACGAAGCAGCGGGCCGCGCCCTGGCCGGGGAACTCAACTGTCGTTGGACGGGCGACGCACGTGAACTGATCGCAAGCGACGACGTCGACGCGGTAGTACTGGTGACCCTGCCCTCGCTGCTACCCGAATTAGTGACCCTGGCGGCCGAACTCGGCAAACCGCTGCTGGTCGAAAAACCCGTCGCAACAGGGCTCGAAAGTGGCCGGCGCATTCTCGCGGCCGTCGAATCGGCCAACATTTACTGCATCGCCGGGCACACCCTGCGCTTCAATTCGCTCTGCCTGGCCATGCGCGATGAAATCGACAGGCTGGGCCGCATCGACACACTCACTTTCAGCCAGCGTTTTCCGCCGCAGCAGCAACTCGATTGGCTCGACGATCCGGCGAGATCCGGCGGAGGCAACATCATCCACACCGGTGTTCACTGCTTCGACCTGCTGCGCTGGTTCACCGGCCTCGAGGTATCCTCGGTGGCCTGCTCGATGCGCAGCACAGTGACCACCGACACCGAGGACAACTTCGTCGCCTCGCTGCAGCTCTCGAACGGCAGCACCCTGGCCCAGGTTAACTGTTCGCGAAGCAGCAACAGTCGCAACGGCCTGATCGAAATATCCGGCGAGCACGGCCAGCTCGTGGGCGATCACGTGCTGGGCACGCTCCACTTCCTGGGTCCCGATGGCCCGAGGGAGCTCACGACGGCCGCGCCGGTGATGACCGTGCCCGCCATACTGGAGGCCTTTGCCGCCGGCGTGGGGGGCAAGCAGAGTGCCACGGCCGCCGCCGCCAGTTACCGCGACGGATTGGCCGCGGTGGCCGTGGCCGAGGCCTGCTATCGCTCGGTGTCCAGCGGCCGTTTTGAAAACGTAACCGCGCTCTGA
- a CDS encoding glycosyltransferase family 39 protein, protein MSTPPSPVPSASQAPATLATATPATAASTASTTTAGHKRGWLLLLPLLLTLASLLYVVPISQVPFYTKGEPREAIVVQAIVENGDWILPLRNGHEIPSKPPLFHWLGALVSLAAGFVSEWTTRLPSAAASIACAAAVAAAAARFFGPLAAFLSTLVLLTTVQWTISATTARVDMVLAAATTGALLFFMGDYLRDRRPLSLGFYACAALAVLAKGPVGLVIPVAVIACFLLLRGDREYLRRLRPGKGLAILSLAAAWYLAASWEGGMPFFDKLVMKENLQRLVSAQASGVGHVHSPFYYLPALLGGFAPWSLFAPGLVVGLTARARRGEHDQATTLLLCWFAVTLLIYSLAGSKRGVYLLSLYPALAMLYGAWWASMASTGQDTADARPSRMLSWLASLVAAVLALPLIVVVAQALGVDVTAWLDPLLSRSDAANLPVIRDTIAANPVACVAWASTLLLGASGAVAALARRKPVASALLLASAIAVSQLVLPLVFQRQLGREQGLRDFMARVNVQLPEKDAPLFFYRGFDYGAVFYAGRNVYRVDEHLPLFDEQDTWLLVNEKSLPPDGDYHLQEVMRYTYGDNPGREALLLTRARRGDKEKRK, encoded by the coding sequence GTGTCGACGCCGCCCTCACCAGTTCCAAGCGCTTCGCAGGCACCGGCCACGCTGGCCACTGCCACCCCGGCCACTGCCGCCTCTACGGCCTCGACGACCACCGCGGGCCACAAGCGGGGCTGGCTCCTTCTGCTGCCCCTGCTGCTGACTCTGGCCTCGCTGCTCTACGTCGTACCGATTTCGCAGGTTCCCTTTTACACCAAGGGTGAACCCCGCGAAGCCATTGTCGTGCAGGCCATCGTAGAAAACGGGGACTGGATACTGCCCCTGAGAAACGGCCACGAAATACCGTCGAAACCACCGCTGTTTCACTGGCTGGGTGCGCTCGTGAGCCTCGCCGCGGGTTTCGTTTCGGAATGGACAACGCGCCTGCCCTCGGCCGCGGCGTCTATAGCCTGCGCTGCCGCCGTTGCCGCCGCCGCCGCGAGATTCTTCGGACCACTGGCCGCCTTCCTCTCCACCCTGGTGCTGCTCACCACCGTGCAGTGGACTATCTCGGCCACCACCGCGCGCGTGGACATGGTACTGGCCGCGGCAACGACCGGCGCGCTGCTGTTCTTCATGGGCGACTACCTGCGTGATCGCAGACCTCTGTCGTTGGGTTTCTACGCCTGCGCCGCCCTGGCCGTACTGGCAAAGGGACCGGTGGGCCTGGTGATCCCGGTGGCCGTTATTGCCTGCTTCCTGCTGCTGCGCGGCGACCGCGAATACCTGCGCCGGCTGCGCCCTGGCAAGGGCCTGGCGATCCTGTCGCTGGCGGCGGCCTGGTACCTGGCTGCCAGCTGGGAAGGCGGGATGCCGTTTTTCGACAAGCTGGTCATGAAGGAGAACCTGCAGCGGCTTGTCAGTGCCCAGGCGTCGGGCGTGGGCCACGTACACTCGCCTTTCTACTATCTGCCCGCCCTGCTCGGTGGCTTTGCCCCGTGGAGCCTTTTCGCGCCCGGCCTGGTGGTCGGTCTCACGGCCCGCGCGCGTCGTGGCGAGCACGACCAGGCCACCACCCTGTTGCTGTGCTGGTTTGCAGTCACGCTGCTCATCTACTCGCTGGCCGGATCAAAAAGAGGCGTCTACCTGCTCAGCCTTTACCCGGCGCTGGCCATGCTCTACGGCGCCTGGTGGGCATCGATGGCGTCCACCGGTCAGGACACGGCCGACGCACGGCCCTCACGCATGCTCTCCTGGCTGGCGAGCCTGGTGGCCGCCGTGCTGGCGCTGCCACTCATCGTGGTGGTCGCGCAAGCACTCGGGGTCGATGTCACCGCCTGGCTGGACCCGCTGCTCAGTCGCAGCGACGCCGCTAACCTGCCGGTTATCCGCGATACCATCGCGGCCAATCCCGTGGCCTGCGTTGCCTGGGCGTCCACCCTGCTTCTGGGCGCGAGCGGTGCGGTAGCAGCCCTTGCCCGTCGCAAGCCGGTCGCGTCGGCACTGCTCCTCGCCTCGGCCATCGCTGTATCCCAGCTCGTGCTGCCGCTGGTGTTTCAACGCCAGCTCGGACGCGAGCAGGGCCTGCGCGATTTCATGGCGAGGGTCAACGTACAGCTTCCCGAAAAAGACGCGCCGTTGTTTTTCTACCGCGGCTTTGACTACGGGGCCGTCTTCTATGCCGGTCGCAACGTATACCGCGTGGACGAGCACCTGCCCTTGTTCGACGAGCAGGACACCTGGCTGCTGGTAAACGAAAAGTCCCTGCCGCCGGACGGCGACTATCACTTGCAGGAGGTTATGCGCTATACCTACGGCGATAACCCGGGCAGGGAGGCTCTCCTTTTGACCAGGGCGCGGCGCGGGGACAAGGAAAAACGGAAATGA
- a CDS encoding N-acyl homoserine lactonase family protein: protein MTSPFCAPLRLLSCCLLIATLLPGCADQRRVPRIEPVLRGWEQAHEPVDLLLHAFNTGTMRSLPGVMAKGGSWQEASEIPVPAFVVEHESKGLLVFDTGYSPAVRDSPEQYLGPLLAALDLCHTEPGQSLPEQMSAAGLDPADVGYVAVSHLHFDHAGSVEAFAGATLLLPRREEEGAWGARWFEDFFFEQDWDDLERRTVIDYAATEPWATFDGHYDVFGDGSAVLVDLHGHTAGTQGLVLRGRGGVILLTGDAAYTEASWRHVAQPAFAHNMDDWWQQAWRINRFVGLLEDEGGVLVVPGHDLRSVREADRADLRYHEFVSVPAVQTGTD from the coding sequence ATGACCTCTCCTTTCTGCGCGCCTCTGCGTCTTCTTTCGTGTTGCCTGTTGATCGCTACCTTGCTGCCAGGCTGTGCAGATCAACGACGGGTGCCGCGAATAGAGCCCGTGCTGCGGGGTTGGGAGCAGGCCCACGAGCCGGTAGACCTGCTGCTGCACGCGTTCAACACCGGCACCATGCGTAGCCTGCCCGGCGTCATGGCCAAGGGTGGAAGTTGGCAGGAGGCCAGCGAAATCCCCGTCCCTGCTTTTGTGGTCGAGCACGAGAGCAAGGGCCTGCTGGTGTTCGACACCGGTTACTCACCTGCAGTGAGGGATAGCCCGGAGCAGTACCTGGGCCCATTGCTGGCGGCGCTCGATCTCTGCCATACCGAGCCCGGGCAGTCCTTGCCCGAGCAGATGTCGGCGGCGGGGCTGGACCCGGCTGACGTCGGCTACGTGGCGGTTTCACACTTGCATTTTGACCACGCGGGAAGCGTGGAGGCCTTTGCCGGGGCCACTCTGCTGTTGCCGCGCCGCGAGGAAGAGGGCGCGTGGGGTGCTCGCTGGTTCGAGGATTTTTTCTTCGAGCAGGACTGGGACGACCTGGAGCGGCGCACGGTTATCGATTACGCGGCCACCGAGCCCTGGGCAACTTTTGATGGGCACTACGACGTATTCGGCGACGGCAGTGCCGTGCTCGTAGACCTGCACGGCCACACAGCGGGCACGCAAGGGCTGGTACTGAGGGGCCGTGGCGGGGTGATACTGCTCACCGGCGACGCGGCCTACACCGAGGCCAGCTGGCGCCACGTGGCACAGCCGGCTTTCGCCCATAACATGGACGACTGGTGGCAACAGGCCTGGCGCATAAACCGTTTCGTGGGTTTGCTCGAAGACGAGGGCGGTGTGCTGGTGGTGCCGGGCCACGATCTCAGGTCGGTGAGGGAGGCCGACCGCGCCGACCTGCGCTACCACGAGTTCGTGTCTGTGCCGGCCGTCCAGACAGGCACAGACTGA
- a CDS encoding DUF3024 domain-containing protein produces the protein MARSSARKKTQRIASVHEFMAPFVRRVLGWRVGPRGILTARCSVAGVITVVHRFRDGCNGDIVDHRIAQLRPEKESGYKLFWKKGNGRWAAYYDDRGDAVEGSLADCVGEISRDPFGCYWNS, from the coding sequence ATGGCACGTTCCTCCGCTCGCAAGAAAACTCAACGCATCGCATCGGTGCACGAGTTTATGGCCCCCTTCGTCCGACGCGTACTCGGCTGGAGAGTAGGACCCAGGGGAATACTCACGGCCAGGTGTTCGGTGGCGGGAGTCATCACGGTGGTGCATCGCTTTCGCGATGGGTGCAACGGCGACATCGTCGATCACCGCATTGCCCAGTTGAGGCCGGAGAAAGAAAGCGGCTACAAGCTCTTCTGGAAAAAGGGCAACGGGCGCTGGGCGGCTTACTACGACGATCGCGGAGACGCGGTCGAGGGTTCGCTTGCCGACTGCGTCGGCGAGATCTCCCGCGACCCCTTCGGCTGCTACTGGAATTCCTGA
- a CDS encoding redoxin domain-containing protein, which produces MFVVELKTRQLPRLGSDELADLPGQGRRVLLLYKAGCPTCRIALPLLEQLYRRGEGIIDIVAVSQDSLEETEDFVRDNKITMPVYLDNPGWPLSTELGLASVPVLLQLDGELLGSTIEGFSREEYRRAMELMVSAAGLEWDCAYLFDNPELPDFKPG; this is translated from the coding sequence TTGTTCGTGGTTGAGCTGAAAACGAGACAACTGCCCAGGCTGGGATCCGACGAGCTGGCGGATCTGCCGGGGCAGGGGCGCAGGGTGCTGCTGCTCTACAAGGCCGGCTGTCCCACTTGCCGCATCGCCCTGCCCCTGCTTGAGCAGCTCTACCGCCGGGGCGAAGGCATTATCGACATCGTGGCCGTGTCCCAGGACAGCCTCGAGGAGACCGAGGACTTTGTCCGTGACAACAAGATAACCATGCCGGTGTACCTGGATAACCCCGGCTGGCCGTTGTCGACCGAGCTGGGCCTGGCCTCGGTGCCGGTACTGCTGCAGCTCGATGGAGAGTTGCTGGGGTCGACGATCGAAGGTTTCAGCCGCGAGGAGTACCGGCGGGCAATGGAGCTCATGGTCAGCGCTGCAGGTCTGGAATGGGATTGCGCCTACCTCTTCGACAACCCGGAGTTACCCGACTTCAAGCCGGGTTGA
- the asd gene encoding aspartate-semialdehyde dehydrogenase encodes MKKMKVAIVGATGIAGQQFVSALAQHPWFRIARLGASPRSAGKKYGDALRDESSGSMRWWAGGSAPESVLGMTVENGADLKLDNVDLVFSAVESDVAVDLEPMYAQTTPVVSTASAFRYEDDVPLLLPGVSLQQASLLRRQQKNRGWKGFIVPQPNCTVTGLAITLKPLDERFGVKKVSMVSMQGISGAGRSPGVAALDAIDNVIPYIPSEEEKVTAEARKLLGKVVAGKLEESSVKVSCTCTRAAVLEGHTEAVSLELERPATPAQAAAALRTAGKRAARLKLPSMPETLIYVHDDPFRPQPRLDRDAGDGMTTSVGRIREEPLYRHGLRYMLVSHNTKMGAAKGALLIAEYLLDRGIL; translated from the coding sequence ATGAAAAAAATGAAGGTAGCCATTGTCGGAGCCACGGGTATTGCCGGGCAGCAATTCGTTTCTGCCCTGGCCCAGCACCCCTGGTTCAGGATCGCTCGATTGGGGGCTTCCCCCCGTTCGGCGGGGAAGAAATACGGTGACGCGCTGCGCGATGAGTCCAGTGGTTCAATGCGCTGGTGGGCTGGCGGCAGTGCCCCGGAATCTGTGCTCGGCATGACCGTGGAAAACGGTGCAGACCTGAAACTGGACAATGTGGACCTCGTATTCTCGGCTGTGGAATCCGACGTCGCCGTCGACCTCGAACCGATGTACGCGCAGACCACCCCGGTGGTGAGCACCGCCTCCGCCTTTCGCTACGAAGACGACGTGCCGCTTTTGCTGCCCGGCGTCAGCCTGCAACAGGCCTCCTTGCTACGCCGCCAACAGAAGAACCGTGGCTGGAAAGGATTTATCGTGCCCCAGCCTAACTGCACCGTTACCGGCCTGGCCATAACCCTGAAGCCGCTGGACGAACGCTTCGGGGTCAAAAAAGTATCGATGGTTTCCATGCAGGGCATTTCGGGAGCCGGCCGGTCGCCGGGAGTAGCCGCGCTGGACGCCATAGACAACGTCATTCCCTACATTCCGTCGGAAGAAGAAAAGGTGACCGCCGAGGCCCGCAAGCTGCTGGGCAAGGTCGTCGCCGGCAAGCTCGAGGAATCGTCGGTGAAGGTATCGTGCACCTGCACGCGGGCGGCAGTGCTCGAAGGCCACACCGAGGCCGTATCACTGGAACTCGAACGACCTGCGACACCTGCCCAGGCGGCCGCGGCCCTGCGCACGGCGGGCAAGCGGGCGGCGCGGCTCAAGCTGCCTTCGATGCCCGAAACGCTGATATACGTGCACGACGACCCTTTCAGGCCCCAGCCCAGGCTCGACCGCGACGCCGGTGACGGCATGACCACCTCGGTGGGCCGAATCCGCGAAGAGCCGCTGTACCGGCACGGCCTGCGCTACATGCTGGTATCACACAACACCAAGATGGGCGCGGCCAAGGGAGCTCTGCTCATAGCCGAGTACCTGCTCGACCGCGGTATACTCTGA
- a CDS encoding lipo-like protein → MYQHLKQFIIRRLTAILVRERMGYRQLLPSDMGRLRDVIQPGDVLLVDGSQRISEVIKYLTQSSWSHSALYVGDALLKRGGPQADEFHRLYGDEASALLVEATVENGVAAAPLSKYRNHNVRICRPFKLRPGDLNTVLATVIDQIGSKYNVEQIFDLLRYFFPVTLVPKRFRRSMLEHAGTLSKEVICSAQITSAFQKVRYPVQPLVTSPRVSERVQVDTGKPRKRWFGRAEPDLVSDGVFTACDPNLVTPRDFDLSPYFEVVKSDLLGNRNFDYRKIVWAGSDGGESEVTEEELLETG, encoded by the coding sequence ATGTACCAGCACCTGAAACAATTCATCATCCGCCGACTGACGGCCATCCTTGTCAGGGAACGCATGGGTTACCGGCAACTGTTGCCCAGTGACATGGGTCGGCTGCGCGATGTCATACAGCCCGGTGACGTCCTGCTGGTGGACGGCAGCCAGCGCATAAGCGAAGTTATCAAGTACCTGACGCAGAGTTCGTGGTCGCACTCGGCGCTCTACGTCGGCGACGCGCTGCTCAAACGAGGTGGCCCCCAGGCCGACGAGTTTCACCGCTTGTACGGTGACGAAGCCTCGGCACTGCTCGTCGAGGCCACGGTCGAGAACGGCGTCGCCGCTGCGCCGCTGTCAAAATACCGCAACCACAACGTGAGAATATGCCGCCCCTTCAAGCTGCGCCCCGGTGACCTCAACACGGTACTCGCCACCGTCATCGACCAGATCGGCTCGAAGTACAACGTGGAGCAGATATTTGACCTGCTTCGTTACTTCTTTCCGGTAACCCTGGTCCCCAAGCGCTTCCGTCGCAGCATGCTCGAGCACGCGGGTACCCTGTCCAAGGAAGTAATCTGCTCGGCGCAGATAACCTCTGCCTTTCAGAAAGTACGTTACCCGGTACAACCACTGGTAACCTCGCCGCGGGTTTCCGAACGGGTGCAGGTAGACACCGGCAAGCCACGCAAGAGGTGGTTCGGCCGGGCAGAGCCCGACCTCGTCAGCGACGGGGTCTTCACAGCCTGCGATCCCAACCTGGTCACACCACGGGACTTCGACCTGTCACCCTACTTTGAAGTGGTGAAATCCGACCTGCTTGGCAACCGCAACTTCGACTACCGCAAGATCGTGTGGGCCGGCAGCGACGGCGGCGAATCTGAAGTAACCGAAGAAGAACTACTCGAGACCGGCTGA
- the mgtE gene encoding magnesium transporter — translation MSDTVEQERETRERVFAAAALADDLVLRQETARLHPADIAEILDQLDDDNERLSVFSVLDDARAAEVISDVGESARAALLARLADVHIATLLEGLDSDDAADLLGELSEDRKLMLLHRADPETRRDVQGLLSYPDDSAGGLMKTEVASVDVGTTVRQVRTYLRQHREDFHDIHNVFVTDHKKRLVGYVPVRNLVMANDGSSVDEILLDDFVSVSATVDQEEVAHLFEKYDLLSLPVVDASELLVGRITVDDVVDVIEEEATEDMLKMAGVGDEPLGLHGPVKALRTRLPWLGLNLLTATVSVAAISLFQDTIHQVATAAALMTVVASQGGNAGVQTMTLVVRGLVLGELSPHNTRRIVVRELAIALLNGAVLGSVAAATVYAWKGDVRLATVMATAMIANMLIAAALGTLVPMGLRRLGADPAVASSVFVTAGTDMLGFLVFLGLLSVALGI, via the coding sequence ATGAGCGACACGGTCGAGCAGGAGCGCGAAACACGCGAACGCGTGTTTGCGGCGGCAGCGCTGGCCGACGACCTGGTGCTACGCCAGGAAACCGCCCGCCTTCACCCCGCCGACATAGCCGAGATCCTCGACCAGCTCGACGACGATAACGAGCGCCTGTCGGTATTCTCGGTACTCGATGACGCCCGCGCGGCCGAGGTCATAAGCGACGTCGGCGAATCAGCCCGAGCGGCCCTTCTCGCGCGCCTGGCCGACGTGCACATTGCCACGCTGCTCGAAGGCCTCGACAGCGATGACGCCGCTGACCTTCTGGGCGAACTTTCCGAAGACCGCAAGCTGATGCTCCTGCACCGGGCCGACCCGGAGACCCGGCGTGACGTGCAGGGTCTGCTTTCCTATCCCGACGACAGCGCCGGTGGCCTGATGAAAACCGAGGTCGCATCGGTGGATGTTGGAACCACCGTGCGGCAGGTGCGCACCTACCTCAGGCAACACCGCGAGGATTTTCACGATATTCACAACGTCTTCGTCACCGACCACAAGAAAAGACTCGTAGGCTACGTGCCCGTCCGCAACCTGGTCATGGCCAACGACGGTTCGTCGGTGGACGAGATTCTGCTTGATGACTTCGTGTCGGTAAGCGCGACCGTAGACCAGGAAGAAGTCGCTCACCTGTTCGAAAAGTACGATTTGCTTTCGCTACCGGTGGTCGACGCTTCCGAACTGCTGGTCGGTCGCATAACCGTTGACGACGTGGTTGACGTCATAGAAGAAGAGGCCACCGAGGACATGCTCAAGATGGCCGGCGTGGGCGACGAACCGCTGGGCCTGCACGGGCCCGTAAAAGCCCTGCGCACACGGCTTCCGTGGCTGGGGCTGAATCTCCTGACCGCCACCGTGAGCGTTGCGGCGATCTCGCTGTTCCAGGACACCATACACCAGGTAGCCACTGCCGCGGCCTTAATGACGGTAGTCGCCAGCCAGGGCGGCAACGCCGGCGTCCAGACAATGACCCTGGTGGTACGCGGGTTGGTGCTCGGCGAGCTGAGCCCGCATAACACCCGCCGCATCGTAGTGCGAGAACTGGCCATCGCCCTGCTCAACGGCGCGGTACTGGGCTCGGTGGCCGCGGCTACTGTCTACGCGTGGAAGGGAGACGTAAGGCTGGCCACGGTCATGGCAACCGCGATGATCGCCAACATGCTCATCGCCGCGGCCCTCGGCACGCTCGTGCCCATGGGCTTGCGGCGGCTGGGAGCAGATCCGGCGGTAGCCTCGTCGGTGTTCGTGACGGCGGGAACCGACATGCTCGGCTTCCTCGTCTTCCTCGGCCTGCTCAGCGTCGCCCTCGGGATCTAA
- a CDS encoding ChbG/HpnK family deacetylase, which translates to MADKGIIITADDLGMYPEVNDAVMDGYDSGIISSTGLRVNGPASRSAMVSASMRSGLGTGLHLVLCEGTSTLPRRHIPNLVDAGGRFVDRPLEAMWLYRRGGGLKKELRAEIRAQVEKFLSGGLVLSYVSSSYGLHLLPSVLSILRELSLEYPIWAMRKPCGPTWKYSREFVVGDWERRAENAAMRPALAWGRLRSGRFRGPDRVEILGRHRPVTEGGMVELLASLKSGVTELVCHPGSLLPRYDGVGEAAALTSPMVRKELAAREDIDLVSYRDISEEA; encoded by the coding sequence ATGGCAGACAAGGGAATAATAATAACGGCGGACGACCTCGGCATGTACCCCGAGGTGAACGACGCCGTCATGGACGGTTACGATTCGGGTATAATCTCGAGTACGGGGCTGCGCGTTAACGGTCCGGCTTCGCGGTCGGCCATGGTCTCGGCCTCCATGCGCTCTGGCCTCGGTACCGGGTTGCACCTGGTGTTGTGCGAGGGCACGTCTACGCTTCCGCGGCGCCACATACCCAACCTGGTCGACGCGGGCGGCCGCTTCGTGGACCGTCCCCTCGAGGCCATGTGGCTGTATCGCAGGGGCGGTGGACTGAAGAAGGAGCTGCGTGCCGAAATTCGCGCCCAGGTCGAGAAGTTCCTGTCCGGCGGTCTCGTACTGAGCTACGTTTCGAGCAGCTACGGCCTGCACCTTCTGCCCTCGGTGCTGTCCATCCTCAGGGAGCTCTCGCTGGAGTACCCTATCTGGGCCATGCGCAAACCCTGTGGCCCGACCTGGAAATACAGCAGGGAGTTCGTGGTGGGTGACTGGGAGCGACGCGCCGAAAACGCTGCCATGCGCCCCGCCCTTGCCTGGGGGCGGCTGCGCTCGGGCAGGTTCCGCGGACCCGACCGGGTAGAGATCCTGGGCCGTCATCGTCCGGTGACTGAGGGAGGCATGGTCGAGTTGCTCGCTTCTCTCAAGAGTGGCGTCACCGAGTTGGTGTGCCACCCTGGATCGTTGCTGCCGCGTTACGACGGCGTGGGCGAGGCCGCCGCGCTCACCAGCCCGATGGTTCGCAAGGAACTCGCGGCGCGGGAAGACATCGACCTGGTTTCGTACCGGGATATTTCGGAAGAAGCCTGA
- a CDS encoding NUDIX hydrolase — protein MAILRPSGGFLLQTKASYPGSVMRLPTGGIQKGEAIEDALLREIWEETNLEVDVARFVAAIRYSHGKRVSSFCTYLFFTRETSGVLQSNDPGEKITEWVEAKPAELADYAGKLRDIVPSWSNWGTFRAMAMDVLLEDCNSHGL, from the coding sequence ATGGCCATCCTGCGGCCCAGCGGGGGCTTTCTGCTACAGACCAAGGCCAGCTACCCCGGTTCGGTCATGCGCCTGCCCACCGGCGGTATACAGAAAGGCGAGGCGATAGAAGACGCACTGCTACGAGAAATCTGGGAAGAGACCAACCTCGAGGTAGACGTGGCCCGCTTCGTGGCCGCCATTCGTTACAGCCACGGCAAGCGCGTGTCGAGCTTCTGCACTTACCTTTTCTTCACCCGCGAAACCTCGGGCGTGCTGCAGAGCAACGACCCAGGCGAGAAAATAACCGAATGGGTAGAGGCCAAGCCGGCCGAGCTGGCCGACTACGCCGGCAAGCTACGGGACATCGTCCCGTCCTGGTCGAACTGGGGCACGTTCAGGGCCATGGCCATGGACGTGCTGCTTGAAGACTGCAACAGCCACGGCCTGTAA